From Xiphophorus hellerii strain 12219 chromosome 9, Xiphophorus_hellerii-4.1, whole genome shotgun sequence, a single genomic window includes:
- the sin3b gene encoding paired amphipathic helix protein Sin3b: MAKIQAHSTAKQINQIQDKPYVITQKQVQQQHFQKLKVEDALSYLDQVKIRFANDPGIYNKFLDIMKEFKSQSIDTPGVINRVSQLFHGHPDLVLGFNAFLPPGYRIEIPKNGMAFLQSPFTTQVSPGQPAKSLTTPAVAATSGSVPAAHSEAGPAQTSDTKAASSDNPASTSAGPSEPPSKLSLPLMSKEGHSQATTSSISPPASETSPVEFDSAISYVNKIKNRFLDHPEIYRAFLEILHTYQKEQLEVKESRGGRGSSGMTEDEVFSKVASLFKGQEDLLAEFGQFLPDAKRSLFTGSSLTGGKEQVKKSEEEDPIAKQNKKRPRPLLMHMSPLLKKKMKYPCAKDQSFASVGKHGVLREFSFFDKVRRLFKSQEVYENFLRCIALFNQEVVSGAELLQLVTPFLGKFPELYSQFKSFLGDKELSHAVSGLADRYMEGGGGREVDYASCKRLGSSYRALPKTYQQPKCSGRTALCKEVLNDTWVSFPSWSEDSTFVSSKKTPYEEQLHRCEDERFELDVVLETNLATIRVLESVQKKLSRLSPEDQERFRLDDCLGGTSEVIQRRAVYRIYGDKAPEIIEGLKKSPATAVPVVLKRLKAKEEEWREAQQGFNKIWREQYEKAYLKSLDHQGVNFKQNDMKALRSKSLLNEIESIYDERQEQSTEEGGVGHQSRNGSGSASSSEPHMMFTYEDKQILEDAASLIIYHVKRQPTIHKDDKDHIKRIIQHFVPDLFFSRRGELSDTEEWTDEEAEPEDGAERGGGASAPPTAAAGGGSGHPNNASGGSAAAATTTTGSQPPLQPAQNQNQSQLQQQLNGESRRRRCSPSQPTDTEPSSTSSSTNQPTVTASSTPGSTPMEASSSAVGEKVDLRDPEAEHQKELDGVYNLFFVNNNWYFFLRLHQTLCSRLLRVYRQAERQLLEHRAEQNRERLLMADGRREKACDLAMELRLKQPSEVELEEYYPAFLDMVRSLLDGNLDSTQYEDTLREMFTIHAYIGFTIDKVIHNIIRQLQHLVSDEVCLQVVDLYLAERKRGAAGGNLSSQCVRAAWETSYQWKAERIMAEENCFKVMFIQNKGQVTMTLELLDTEEAQADDPLDVQCLSSYMEQFVGTESSLCSQAEGYFFKPVFLPRNLRRFRRWQVRQVEAMRCRREWQRQLAVENAGSLECRFKLNTHKMVFVMNSEDYMYRRGALVKARKSQHQVAACQHERFDKWHQSWLANHVPASAERSVQNWLMGEEEEDFIPCKTTCLSTELKGQAVNRYQVHYSSSKAPSSP; the protein is encoded by the exons AGACCTCGTTTTGGGCTTTAATGCCTTCCTGCCACCAGGCTACCGGATAGAGATCCCCAAGAATGGGATGGCTTTCCTTCAGTCGCCATTCACTACACAG GTGTCTCCCGGACAGCCTGCGAAGAGTCTGACCACTCCTGCAGTGGCTGCCACCTCAGGTAGTGTCCCTGCTGCTCATTCAGAAGCAGGACCAGCCCAAACCAGTGACACCAAGGCGGCCTCATCAGACAACCCAGCTTCAACCTCAGCAGGACCCTCAGAGCCTCCCAGCAAACTTTCTCTTCCCCTGATGAGCAAAGAGGGCCACAGTCAGGCCACCACCTCGTCTATCTCCCCCCCTGCTTCAGAGACGAGCCCCGTAGAGTTTGACAGTGCCATTAGCTACGTAAACAAGATTAAAAACCGTTTCCTGGACCACCCTGAGATTTATAGAGCCTTCCTAGAAATCCTTCATACATATCAG aaggagcagctggaggtgaaGGAGAGTCGAGGCGGCCGAGGCAGCAGCGGGATGACCGAAGATGAGGTGTTTTCCAAAGTTGCCAGTCTCTTCAAGGGACAAGAGGACCTACTTGCTGAGTTCGGACAGTTCCTGCCTGATGCCAAGAGATCACTG TTCACAGGGAGTTCCCTGACAGGAGGGAAAGAGCAGGTGAAAAAGTCAGAGGAAGAAGACCCGATAGCCAAACAGAACAAGAAGAGGCCCAGACCATTGCTGATGCATATGTCCCCACTGCTTAAG AAAAAGATGAAGTATCCCTGCGCCAAAGATCAGTCCTTTGCTTCTGTTGGGAAACATGGTGTCTTAAGAGAATTCTCCTTTTTTGATAAG GTTCGTCGCCTGTTTAAAAGCCAGGAAGTGTATGAGAACTTCCTGCGATGCATTGCCTTGTTCAACCAAGAAGTGGTTTCTGGGGCAGAGCTGCTACAACTAGTGACTCCATTCCTGGG GAAGTTTCCTGAGCTGTACTCTCAGTTCAAGTCATTTCTGGGGGACAAAGAGCTCTCTCATGCTGTGTCGGGGCTCGCTGATCGTTACATGGAAGGAGGAGGGGGCAGAGAAGTGGATTATGCCTCTTGTAAACGCCTGGGTTCGAGCTACAGAGCATTGCCCAAGACCTATCAGCAGCCAAAATGCAGTGGGCGCACTGCTCTTTGCAAAGAG GTCTTAAATGACACCTGGGTTTCATTCCCCTCCTGGTCGGAGGACTCGACCTTTGTTAGCTCAAAGAAGACTCCATATGAAGAGCAACTGCATCGCTGTGAGGATGAAAGATTTGAG TTGGACGTTGTGCTGGAGACGAATTTGGCCACCATCAGGGTGTTGGAGAGCGTACAGAAGAAGCTGTCTCGCCTGTCACCAGAGGACCAGGAAAGATTCAGATTAGATGACTGCCTGGGTGGCACCTCTGAGGTCATCCAGCGCCGTGCTGTCTATCGTATCTATGGCGACAAGGCCCCTGAGATCATAGAGGGACTGAAGAAGAGTCCCGCTACCGCTGTGCCTGTGGTGCTTAAGag GTTGAAAGCGAAGGAAGAGGAGTGGAGAGAGGCCCAGCAGGGTTTCAACAAGATTTGGAGAGAGCAGTATGAGAAAGCCTACCTGAAGTCCCTGGACCACCAAGGAGTGAACTTCAAGCAGAATGACATGAAGGCCCTGCGGTCAAAAAGTCTCCTCAATGAGATTGAAAGCATCTATGATGAG CGTCAGGAGCAGAGCACAGAAGAAGGAGGCGTTGGTCATCAGAGCCGTAATGGTTCGGGCTCGGCATCCTCCAGCGAGCCTCACATGATGTTCACATATGAGGACAAGCAGATCCTGGAAGACGCCGCTTCCCTCATCATCTACCACGTTAAACGGCAGCCCACCATCCACAAGGACGACAAGGACCACATTAAGCGCATCATCCAGCACTTTGTTCCCGACCTCTTCTTCTCTCGCCGCGGTGAGCTCAGTGATACAGAAGAATGGACCGATGAGGAGGCGGAGCCTGAGGATGGGGCAGAaagagggggcggagcctctgcaccaccaacagcagcagctggaggaggaagcGGCCATCCGAACAATGCGTCAGGgggatcagcagcagcagcaacaaccaCCACAGGAAGTCAACCTCCATTACAGCcagctcagaaccagaaccagtcccAACTGCAGCAGCAACTCAACGGTGAGTCCAGGAGGAGGCGCTGCAGTCCATCTCAGCCTACTGACACTGAGCCCTCCAGCACATCCAGTAGCACGAACCAACCTACAGTGACGGCTTCCTCCACCCCTGGCTCTACTCCCATGGAGGCGAGCTCCAGCGCCGTGGGAGAAAAAGTGGACCTCCGCGACCCTGAAGCAGAACACCAGAAGGAGCTGGATGGTGTCTATAACCTCTTCTTTGTAAACAACAACTGGTATTTCTTTTTGCGGCTGCACCAGACTCTGTGTTCGCGGCTGCTGCGGGTTTACCGGCAAGCTGAACGGCAGCTGCTGGAGCACCGAGCGGAGCAGAACCGGGAGAGGCTGCTGATGGCGGATGGGAGGAGGGAGAAGGCGTGCGACCTGGCCATGGAGCTTCGCCTCAAACAGCCCA GCGAGGTGGAGTTAGAGGAGTACTATCCAGCCTTCCTGGACATGGTGCGCAGTCTCCTGGACGGCAACTTGGACTCCACACAGTATGAAGACACGCTGAGAGAGATGTTCACCATCCACGCCTACATCGGCTTCACCATCGACAAGGTCATCCACAACATCATCCGGCAG CTGCAGCACCTTGTGAGCGACGAAGTGTGTCTGCAAGTGGTGGATCTTTATCTGGCTGAGAGGAAGAGAGGGGCGGCAGGCGGGAACCTGTCCTCCCAGTGCGTCAGAGCAGCTTGGGAGACAAGCTACCAGTGGAAGGCTGAGAGGATCATGGCTGAAGAGAACTGCTTCAAG GTCATGTTTATCCAAAATAAAGGCCAGGTGACGATGACCCTCGAGCTGCTGGACACCGAGGAAGCTCAGGCTGATGATCCGTTAGATGTTCAG TGCCTGTCGAGCTACATGGAGCAGTTTGTTGGGACAGAGTCCAGTTTGTGCTCCCAGGCAGAAGGTTACTTCTTCAAGCCTGTGTTCCTGCCCAG GAACCTGCGGCGTTTCCGGCGCTGGCAGGTGCGGCAGGTGGAGGCGATGCGCTGCAGGAGAGAGTGGCAGCGGCAGCTGGCCGTGGAGAACGCCGGCAGTCTGGAGTGTAGGTTCAAACTCAACACTCACAAGATGGTGTTTGTCATGAACTCTGAGGACTACATGTACCGCCGCGGCGCGCTGGTAAAGGCCAGGAAG TCGCAGCACCAAGTCGCAGCGTGCCAACACGAACGCTTCGACAAGTGGCACCAAAGCTGGCTGGCCAATCATGTCCCGGCCTCGGCCGAGCGCTCGGTGCAGAACTGGCTGAtgggtgaggaagaggaggacttCATACCCTGCAAGACCACCTGCCTGTCCACCGAGCTGAAAGGACAGGCGGTCAACAGATACCAGGTTCATTACAGCAGTAGCAAAGCCCCGTCCTCTCCGTGA